CCTGAACCCGGGGGGGCTGGACGTCTGCTGCGGCCACCTCGTCGAGGTCTGCTCGTGCGGGTGCGGACACCACCGCGAGGACGAGGGGAGGCACGAGCCGCGGACGACGGTCGCGGCGCTCAAACGGAGGGCGCGCGAACTCCGCGCGGAGCTTGAGGCTGTCGAGGAGAGGATCGGGAAGCTCGAGCGGGTGAAGGAGCCGGAACGCCGACGAGACGGAAAGGAGACGCGCGATGAGCTGCTGTGAGACGGGCGGCGGGCACGGGATGAGCCACGGGCGCGGGTCGGACGACTGCTGCTGTTGCTGCGGGTGCGGAGCGTCGTTCCACCGGAGGTTCATCTCCCGCAAGGAGGAGCGGGAGATGCTCGAGCGCTACCGGGATGAGCTCAAGCTCGAACTCCAGGGACTCGAGGAGCGGCTGAAGGAGCTGGGGGCATAGCGGTGACGCTGACCGCCTTGGACGATCGAGCGCCCCGGGGAGACCCGGGGCGCTTCGATTCGCGACGCGCGCACGCGCCGACCAGTCCGGCTCTCTCTCTCGTTCATCTTCGCGAGGAAGCTGTTCGCCCCGTTCAGGATGGCGGACAGCGACCGCTGGAAGACCTCCTTGAAGTCATCGGGGGACGCGATGAAGAGCTCGACGGTCACCCAGACGTCGTCGTTCACGAGGTAGATCTTCGAGACCTTCGACTTGCCGTTCGAGTCGTCGGCGGCCGCGTACGCGCGCTGCCGCTCGATCTCGTTCCCGATGTGCCGGGCCGCGGCGCGCACTTCAGTGTCCGCGCGGCTCGATCATGCTCCTGGCCGCCGTCTGCCGGACCTCCTTCGCCCGCCTGATTGACAGACTGGTCATCGTGTGCGATAATTGAGCAACGAACCAGCATCGGGACGCCGCATCCGTCCCTTCATGAGGAGGGAGCATGTCCGCACCGCTGACCGCCAGCCCGGCGCGCCGGCAGCCCTGTCCGCTGACCGCCGTCTTCGTCCTCGCCATGCTCGCGGCCGCTGGGCCG
The Candidatus Effluviviaceae Genus I sp. DNA segment above includes these coding regions:
- a CDS encoding DUF5320 domain-containing protein: MSCCETGGGHGMSHGRGSDDCCCCCGCGASFHRRFISRKEEREMLERYRDELKLELQGLEERLKELGA
- a CDS encoding winged helix-turn-helix transcriptional regulator, whose product is MSHGRWELFRILGVDTRLRIIELLADGGPLGTAALAERLGVTPAAVSQHLTVLRGAGLVTRERRGYRVPYSLNPGGLDVCCGHLVEVCSCGCGHHREDEGRHEPRTTVAALKRRARELRAELEAVEERIGKLERVKEPERRRDGKETRDELL